From the genome of Impatiens glandulifera chromosome 9, dImpGla2.1, whole genome shotgun sequence, one region includes:
- the LOC124914299 gene encoding T-complex protein 1 subunit gamma: protein MQAPVLVLKDSLKRESGRKVHHANIQASKAVADIIRTTLGPRSMLKMLLDASGGIVVTNDGNAILRELDLAHPAAKSMIELSRTQDEEVGDGTTSVIVLAGEMLHVAEAFIDKNYHPTVICRAYNKALEDALAVLDTIAMPIDVKDRTALLGLVKSSIGTKFTSQFGDLISDLAIDATEIVGVDLGQGLREVDIKKYIKVEKIPGGQLEDSRVLKGVMFNKDVVAPGKMRRKIVNPRIILLDCPLEYKKGENQTNAELLKEEDWGVLLKLEEEYIENLCMQILKFKPDLVITEKGLSDLACHYLSKAGVSAIRRLRKTDNNRIAKASGATIVNRPEELQESDVGTGAGLFEIKKIADEFFAYIVDCKDPKACTVLLRGASKDLLNEVERNLQDALCVARNIIKNPKLVPGGGATELTVSATLKQKSSSVEGIEKWPYEAAAIAFEAIPRTLTQNCGVNVIRTMTALQGKHANGENAWIGIDGNTGAIADMKEQKIWDSYTVKAQTFKTAIEAACMLLRIDDIVSGIKKKQAPGSGPSKPKVEEEGDADNENMIPE, encoded by the exons ATGCAAGCTCCAGTCCTCGTCCTCA AGGATTCGTTGAAACGTGAGTCTGGACGGAAGGTCCATCATGCAAATATTCAGGCATCCAAG GCTGTTGCAGATATAATCCGCACTACATTGGGCCCAAGATCTATGTTGAAGATGCTACTTGATGCTTCCGGTG GCATTGTGGTTACTAATGATGGGAATGCAATTTTGCGTGAACTAGATCTTGCGCACCCAGCAGCTAAG TCAATGATCGAACTTAGCCGAACACAAGATGAAGAAGTTGGAGATGGAACCACATCAGTCATTGTACTTG CTGGTGAAATGCTCCATGTTGCCGAGGCCTTCATTGACAAAAATTATCATCCTACAGTCATTTGCCGAG CTTACAATAAAGCTCTTGAAGACGCTTTAGCTGTTCTTGACACAATTGCTATGCCTATTGACGTGAAAGACA GAACGGCATTATTGGGACTGGTTAAAAGCTCTATTGGCACAAAATTCACTAGTCAGTTTGGTGATCTTATTTCG GATTTAGCAATTGATGCCACAGAAATTGTTGGAGTGGACCTTGGTCAGGGGTTGCGTGAAGTGGacattaagaaatatattaagGTAGAGAAAATCCCTGGGGGTCAACTGGAAGACTCAAGGGTTCTAAAGGGAGTAATGTTTAATAAAGATGTGGTTGCCCCTGGTAAGATGAGAAGAAAGATTGTAAATCCACGAATTATTCTTCTCGACTGCCCGTTAGAGTACAAGAAGGGTGAGAATCAAACAAATGCCGAGTTGCTTAAAGAAGAAGATTGGGGTGTTCTATTAAAGTTGGAAGAAGAATACATTGAGAATCTGTGCATGCAGATACTGAAATTTAAGCCTGATTTAGTCATCACAGAAAAGGGTCTTAGTGATCTTGCATGCCATTACCTAAGCAAGGCAGGTGTCAGCGCAATCCGAAGACTAAGGAAAACTGACAATAACAGAATTGCCAAGGCATCTGGGGCTACTATTGTTAACCGTCCTGAAGAGTTGCAAGAATCTGATGTTGGTACTGGTGCGGGTTTGTTTGAGATTAAAAAGATTGCAGATGAATTTTTTGCTTATATTGTTGATTGCAAAGATCCAAAAGCATGCACTGTGTTATTGAGAGGTGCAAGCAAGGACCTCTTGAATGAGGTGGAAAGAAACTTGCAG GATGCCTTGTGTGTGGCTAGAAACATCATAAAAAACCCAAAACTTGTTCCGGGTGGTGGTGCTACAGAATTAACCGTTTCTGCTACCTTGAAACAAAAAAGCTCATCTGTTGAAGGAATAGAAAAA TGGCCATATGAAGCAGCAGCGATTGCTTTTGAGGCGATACCACGGACCTTAACTCAAAACTGTGGAGTTAATGTCATCCGAACAATGACTGCCCTTCAAGGGAAG CATGCAAATGGTGAAAATGCATGGATAGGAATTGATGGGAATACTGGTGCTATTGCTGATATGAAGGAGCAGAAg aTATGGGATTCCTACACTGTGAAGGCACAAACTTTCAAGACCGCAATAGAGGCAGCTTGCATGCTTCTGAGAATTGATGACATAGTTAGCGGTATCAAGAAGAAGCAAGCCCCCGGCTCAGGTCCATCAAAACCTAAAGTTGAGGAAGAAGGAGATGCAGACAACGAAAATATGATCCCCGAGTGA